Proteins co-encoded in one Pseudomonadota bacterium genomic window:
- a CDS encoding type II secretion system F family protein, with the protein MGTFTYRARDEKGSLITGTLDGDGKQAVYQQLDAMGLFPVSASEIGRGLSSLDDIFVRFQRVKYDDLVFFTRQLQTVVRAGIPLISGLKALEEQTSNTRLKAAIRTICQDVDRGQSFSDALSKHKGIFPELYTSMVRAGELGGSLEEVLERLSGVLEFQMRTKEMLKSALRYPMFVIGTLVIAFIVLINVVVPKFVPLFKGSKVALPLPTQILIFINDIMSAYGVFVISGLIAIIVLFFLYIRTERGSFLFDNLKLKVPLIGPIILKICMGRFAFTLENLVKAGVPIVKTLEIVSRTVGNNFIARKVLEIGVKIEKGRGISRPMRDAKIFPPLVIHLVSTGEETGSLEEMLREISTHYDREVTYSVNRLSAWIEPILTAGLSIMVLFLALAIFMPWWNMMGAMRGGG; encoded by the coding sequence ATGGGTACATTTACATACAGAGCACGGGATGAAAAGGGTTCCCTGATAACAGGAACCTTAGATGGTGATGGCAAACAAGCGGTGTATCAGCAGCTCGACGCAATGGGGCTTTTTCCCGTTTCAGCGTCAGAAATAGGACGTGGATTATCTTCCCTTGATGATATTTTTGTGAGATTTCAAAGGGTAAAATACGATGACCTTGTATTTTTTACACGGCAATTACAGACCGTTGTAAGGGCTGGTATCCCGCTGATTTCCGGGCTTAAGGCCCTTGAAGAACAGACATCAAACACAAGGCTTAAGGCAGCAATAAGGACAATCTGTCAGGACGTTGATAGGGGTCAGAGTTTTTCAGATGCCCTCTCGAAGCACAAAGGTATATTCCCGGAACTATATACAAGTATGGTGAGGGCAGGGGAACTGGGTGGTTCTCTCGAGGAGGTTTTAGAAAGGCTTTCCGGGGTGCTGGAGTTCCAGATGAGGACAAAAGAAATGTTAAAATCTGCACTGAGATACCCGATGTTTGTAATCGGTACCCTTGTGATAGCCTTTATTGTCCTTATAAACGTTGTAGTGCCAAAGTTTGTTCCTTTGTTTAAAGGCTCAAAGGTTGCCCTGCCCCTTCCAACGCAGATCCTCATATTTATCAATGATATTATGAGTGCATATGGTGTGTTTGTAATAAGTGGACTTATTGCAATAATAGTTCTTTTCTTTCTATACATAAGAACAGAGAGGGGTTCTTTTCTGTTTGACAATCTTAAGTTAAAAGTTCCCCTTATCGGCCCTATTATTCTGAAGATATGTATGGGCAGGTTTGCTTTTACGCTCGAGAATTTAGTGAAAGCCGGTGTCCCTATTGTAAAAACATTGGAAATTGTGTCGAGGACAGTTGGAAATAATTTTATTGCAAGAAAGGTACTTGAGATTGGTGTAAAGATAGAGAAGGGAAGGGGTATATCAAGACCGATGAGGGATGCTAAGATTTTCCCTCCCCTTGTGATACACCTTGTCTCAACAGGTGAAGAGACAGGTTCCCTTGAAGAGATGCTGAGGGAGATATCAACACATTATGACAGGGAGGTTACCTATTCGGTGAACAGACTCTCAGCGTGGATAGAACCGATACTTACCGCTGGTCTTTCAATCATGGTATTATTCCTTGCCCTTGCCATATTTATGCCCTGGTGGAACATGATGGGTGCAATGAGGGGAGGAGGTTGA